A single Dreissena polymorpha isolate Duluth1 chromosome 14, UMN_Dpol_1.0, whole genome shotgun sequence DNA region contains:
- the LOC127859054 gene encoding calmodulin-beta-like, giving the protein MAEKSASPKDRKQFEKDVKNMFDQMDKNGNGKVSKEEMGKLLRSMGVQMTGEELEAAMKKIDTNKDGQISYSEFKTFVMRQFHESSGSKEDQIRQVFRMIDRDDNGYIQKAEIRRAVKALGETLTNAELEDMMREADLNNDGKINYEEFVKMWTKKLEARATT; this is encoded by the exons ATG GCCGAGAAATCAGCGAGTCCAAAGGACCGCAAGCAATTTGAAAAAG ACGTGAAGAACATGTTTGATCAAATGGACAAGAACGGCAACGGGAAGGTCTCTAAAGAGGAGATGGGCAAGCTGCTGCGATCTATGGGCGTCCAGATGACAGGCGAGGAGCTTGAGGCGGCCATGAAGAAGATCGACACAAACA AGGACGGACAGATCTCGTACAGCGAGTTCAAGACCTTTGTGATGCGTCAGTTCCATGAGTCCTCAGGCAGCAAGGAGGACCAGATCCGGCAAGTGTTCCGGATGATCGACCGCGACGACAATGGCTACATTCAGAAAGCGGAAATAAG GCGGGCGGTGAAGGCGCTGGGTGAGACGTTGACAAACGCCGAGTTGGAAGACATGATGAGAGAGGCGGACCTGAATAATGATGGCAAGATCAACTATGAAG AGTTCGTAAAAATGTGGACAAAGAAATTGGAAGCGAGAGCAACAACTTGA